In Bufo gargarizans isolate SCDJY-AF-19 chromosome 6, ASM1485885v1, whole genome shotgun sequence, a single genomic region encodes these proteins:
- the PLAGL2 gene encoding zinc finger protein PLAGL2 has product MKTLFFDAANNDHSSVWKVEAKPQEEGDPAHHKLLHEAPRLDAPNSEQESPPLPRRFTCPQLLCDKTFASKYKLCRHMATHSMQKSHQCSHCGKMFHRKDHLKNHLQTHNPNRVALQCPECSKNYSTKYGHRRHLALHAIARGDLSCAICLQVFRDRQSVLEHLKSHNHRPSMGNREKKYPCEHCDRCFYTRKDVRRHLVVHTGRKDFQCHCCAQMFGRKDHLTRHMKKSHCEEAPRIKIEPEDDLSHMSCQSTMVKEEWGPVMCMQPRDMIPTGMYTTSFQPIPNAGLPQSLVPTSLSLGLGYPTESMPAFYTDPSNRFQFTSTSYLPKSEMDPFISDGSGGLSLTSPELAPCTPQASLDESYLSALCDPLSSSVDFSHFFSFLPVSLPPCNLPLPNPEISMGENQQFLTSGGGCGGDLPMPHFTSDINPTTLPQFHQAFK; this is encoded by the exons ATGAAGACGCTTTTCTTTGATGCTGCAAACAACGATCACAGCAGCGTGTGGAAAGTGGAGGCCAAGCCCCAGGAGGAGGGAGACCCAGCCCACCACAAGCTCCTGCATGAAGCCCCCAGACTGGATGCCCCTAACAGCGAGCAGGAAAGCCCACCCCTCCCTCGTAGGTTCACCTGCCCCCAGCTGCTCTGCGACAAGACGTTTGCATCCAAATACAAGCTGTGCAG GCACATGGCCACTCACTCTATGCAGAAATCCCACCAGTGCTCACACTGTGGCAAAATGTTCCACCGGAAGGACCACCTAAAGAATCACCTGCAGACCCATAACCCCAACCGAGTGGCTCTGCAGTGCCCGGAGTGCAGCAAAAACTACAGCACCAAATATGGACACCGTCGCCACCTCGCCTTACATGCCATAGCCAGGGGAGACCTTAGCTGTGCCATATGCCTTCAGGTATTCCGAGACCGCCAGTCGGTGCTTGAGCACCTGAAGAGCCACAACCACCGGCCGTCCATGGGCAACCGAGAGAAGAAATACCCCTGTGAGCACTGCGATCGCTGCTTCTACACTCGTAAGGATGTGCGCCGCCACCTTGTGGTACACACCGGTCGCAAAGATTTCCAGTGTCACTGCTGCGCCCAGATGTTCGGACGCAAGGACCACCTGACGAGGCACATGAAGAAGAGCCATTGCGAGGAAGCCCCTCGAATCAAGATAGAACCTGAAGACGACTTGAGCCACATGAGCTGCCAATCGACAATGGTGAAAGAAGAGTGGGGGCCAGTCATGTGCATGCAGCCAAGAGACATGATCCCCACAGGGATGTACACGACATCATTTCAGCCAATACCCAACGCTGGCCTTCCCCAGTCTTTAGTGCCAACCTCATTGTCTTTAGGTCTTGGTTATCCCACCGAGAGCATGCCTGCCTTCTACACCGACCCATCTAACAGGTTCCAGTTCACGTCTACCTCATACCTCCCTAAAAGTGAAATGGATCCTTTCATTTCTGATGGGTCTGGGGGCCTGTCCCTCACCTCGCCTGAGCTAGCTCCATGTACGCCACAGGCCTCATTGGATGAGTCTTACCTCTCCGCCTTGTGCGATCCCTTGTCATCCAGTGTAGACTTCAGCCATTTCTTCAGCTTCTTGCCTGTCAGTCTCCCTCCTTGTAACCTCCCTTTACCCAACCCTGAGATATCCATGGGAGAAAATCAACAATTCCTAACATCTGGCGGCGGCTGTGGTGGAGATCTGCCCATGCCTCATTTTACCTCAGACATTAACCCTACGACATTGCCTCAGTTTCACCAAGCCTTCAAGTAA